A genome region from Trachemys scripta elegans isolate TJP31775 chromosome 2, CAS_Tse_1.0, whole genome shotgun sequence includes the following:
- the DGAT1 gene encoding diacylglycerol O-acyltransferase 1 produces MAPREPVVSLRLCGAVYRWSRAGLGDGEWEGDVLVGCSRHAIKAGALWHTLRDAWSCWGLEPGSRGRGGVLACHWDLYNLLGSLTSLSRCHKVQESLLSSSSGYSNYRGILNWCVVMLVLSNARLFLENLIKYGILVDPIQVVSLFLKDPYSWPSLCLVIVANVFALVALHTERRLAAGSISENVGSVVHAFNLLTILCFPALVVLVVSSVTPVGAVFALSIYTILFLKLFSFRDVNKWCRARGRAKAARVRPASGPKKANGEVAQSGVYYPANLTYKDMYYFLFAPTLCYELNFPRSPRVRKRFLLRRLFEMLFFIQLLVGLIQQWMVPTIQNSMKPFRDMDYSRIIERLLKLAVPNHLIWLIFFYWFFHSSLNVLAEVMQFGDREFYRDWWNSESVTYFWQNWNIPVHKWCLRHFYKPMIKRGVSKWTAQTAVFLASAFFHEYLVSVPLKMFRLWAFMGMMAQIPLAWLVGRFLRGNYGNAAVWISLIIGQPIAVLMYVHDYYVLNYEGSQ; encoded by the exons ATGGCGCCCAGGGAGCCAGTTGTCAGCCTGAGGCTCTGTGGAGCTGTCTACAGA TGGTCACGGGCTGGCCTGGGGGATGGTGAATGGGAGGGTGATGTCTTAGTAGGATGTAGCCGGCACGCGATCAAAGCTGGAGCCCTGTGGCACACACTGAGGGAtgcctggagctgctgggggctggagccaggctccCGTGGGAGAGGTGGGGTCCTGGCCTGTCACTGGGACTTGTATAATCTGCTGGGGTCTCTGACTTCTCTCTCCAGGTGTCACAAGGTGCAGGAGTCTCTGCTCAGCTCGTCCAGTGGGTACAGCAACTACCGGGGCATCCTGAACTGGTGTGTGGTCATGCTG GTCTTGAGCAACGCCCGGCTCTTCCTGGAAAACCTCATCAA ATATGGGATCCTGGTGGATCCAATCCAAGTGGTCTCCCTCTTCCTGAAGGACCCCTACAGCTGGCCCTCCTTGTGCCTTGTCATTG TGGCCAACGTGTTTGCGCTGGTTGCCCTGCACACGGAGAGACGCCTGGCAGCG GGCTCCATCTCGGAGAACGTCGGCTCCGTCGTCCATGCGTTCAACCTCCTGACCATCCTGTGTTTCCCAGCGCTGGTGGTGCTGGTGGTCTCCTCTGTCACTCCAG TCGGCGCCGTGTTCGCTCTGTCCATCTACACCATCCTCTTCCTCAAGCTCTTCTCCTTCCGGGACGTGAACAAGTGGTGCCGAGCCAGGGGCCGGGCGAAGGCTGCGCGCGTGCGCCCAG CTTCCGGGCCGAAGAAAGCCAATGGGGAGGTGGCGCAGAGCGGGGTGTACTATCCAGCTAACCTGACCTATAAAG ACATGTACTACTTCCTGTTTGCTCCCACGCTCTGCTACGAGCTGAACTTCCCTCGCTCACCCCGGGTACGCAAGCGTTTCCTGCTCCGCAGGCTCTTCGAGATG CTCTTCTTTATCCAGCTGCTGGTGGGGCTGATACAGCAG TGGATGGTCCCCACTATCCAGAACTCGATGAAACCTTTCCGG GATATGGACTACTCCCGAATCATAGAGCGCCTCCTCAAGCTCGCT GTCCCCAATCACTTGATCTGGCTCATCTTCTTTTACTGGTTCTTCCACTCGTCCCTGAACGTCCTGGCTGAAGTGATGCAGTTTGGCGACCGGGAGTTCTACAGGGACTGGTG GAACTCCGAGTCCGTGACGTACTTCTGGCAGAACTGGAACATACCGGTGCACAAGTGGTGTCTCAG GCACTTCTACAAGCCAATGATCAAGAGGGGGGTCAGCAAATGGACAGCCCAGACCGCAGTGTTCCTGGCATCGGCTTTCTTCCACGAG TACTTGGTGAGCGTGCCCCTGAAGATGTTCCGGCTGTGGGCATTCATGGGGATGATGGCTCAG ATCCCACTGGCCTGGCTTGTGGGAAGGTTCCTCAGAGGCAACTATGGGAACGCAGCCGTCTGGATCTCCTTGATCATCGGGCAGCCGATCGCCGTCCTGATGTACGTTCACGACTACTACGTGCTCAACTACGAAGGCAGCCAGTGA